The genome window TACGATTTAGTGATAAAAAATGCCAAAAGATTTTTAGATATAGGCAAAGATGTCAGAGTAAGAATGACATATACACCAGATACAATTTCTGAACTATATGAAAGTATAGCTCAAATTGTAAGGTATGGATTTACTAATATAGTACCAATTGCTGATTTTATGAGTTTAAACTGGACAAATAATCATATAGATATAATTAATGAGCAAATTTCAAAGTTAATAAATTTAAAAAAAGAACATCCGAACATAGATATTAGCTTACTTGATATTAAAAATTTGAATATTAAAAAGGGAGAATGTTTTGGTGGAATTGTCAGTTTTGCAATAGATGTTAATGGAGATATATTCCCATGTACTTTTAGTGTTGGAGATAATGAGTTTAAACTTGGAAGTGTCTTTGACAGAAATATTAGTGAAGAAAAAAGACAAGAGCTTATTAAAATTTATATTTCAGAGAATGAAGAGTGTAAGGATTGCTTAAGGAAAGAGTGGTGTACTTCAGTTAGATGTAAACTTATGAATAGAAAAGTTACAGGGGAATTTAATAAAGCAATTCCAATAATATGTGCACTGGAGAAAGTTATCTTAACAACAACAAGAAAAATAAAGATGGAAGAGAAATCTAAAGAGGCAATGATATAGCATAAAAATTTAATATGGAAGTACAATTCTTTATACTGTCATAAATATAGGGGGTAATAAAATATGGAAGATAGATTTTTTATAAATGATGTATGTGACAACATAATAAATGAAAATCAAGTAATTCTTGCTAATAAGATAAATGGTAAATGGATAAAAATTCCTATTGAATGTTATAAAGTTATAGAATATTCAATAAAAAATAAAAAACCTCTTGATAAACTGGAAGATGTATTTAATTTTGATGAAGATAAAAAATATTATAAACAAGTTGTAGATAAATTAGAACAATTAGGTTTTGTAAGTAATTTTATTGTAGATAAATTTAAATTAGAGAGAGTGAATTTAGTTTCATTTTCTCCAACAAATAGATGTAATTTAAGATGCGATTATTGTTGTGCAGATTCTAAAATTGAAAATAAGGATTATTTGGATACAGAGGAGTTAAAAGAAGCAATAGATAATATAGTTAAAATAAACCCAAGAATTTTAACTATTACAGGTGGAGAACCATTACTTAGGGATGATTTTTTTGAAATACTATCTTATACAAAAGAAAAATTCAAAGGAAAGATAAGGTTATCTACAAATGCTACTTTAATCAAAGAGAATCAGGTAGATGAGATAATTGATGGTTTATATGCAATAGAAATTAGCTTAGATGGTTATGATGAATTAAGCTGTAGTAAGGTAAGAGGAAAAGGTGTATTTACTAAAGTAATAAATTTAATTAAATATATTAAATCAAAAGGATTTAATAATATTGGTTTGTCTATGGTTGTAGGAAAAAACAATGAAAATGACATAGATAAATTTAATAAGATAAATTATGAATTAGGGACAATTCCTATAATAAGAAATTTTATGAATATTGGTAGAGGAAATGAAAGTTATATTAGATACCTTAATGATGAACTTGATATTGGATATATTTGTGAAGATGATTATATAAATAAAAATAGTTTAAATTCAAATATGTGTAAAGCTGGTGTAAACCAAATAAGTATTGACTATAAGGGGGATGTATATCCATGTCCAAACTTAGAGTATGATGATTTAAAGATGTTTAATATATTACAATTTGATGAAAGTATGTTAGAAAAAATTTTAAACAGAAATATGGAAATATTTGATAAGTTTGATACTTTAAAGCCTATGAACATGGAAGAATGCAAAGATTGTAAAGTAAATGTATTTTGTACAACATGCCCATCTAAAATGTATACTTTAAAAAATAATAAAGAGATGTTAAATTCAAATTGTAAAAAAATGAAAAGTATTTTAGAGCCTATTGTGTGGTAAATACTATTATTTTAAATATATACATACTAAAAATATTTTTATAATATAAAGATTTAAGAAAGGTAAAAGTTGGTTGTTGGATGGAAAAAATAAAAGTAGCAGTAGTTGATACTGGTATAGATGTAAATGATGATTCTATAAAAAAATATATAAAATTTAATAAAAATATTCAGCTTGAAGAAATAGTTGAATATAAAGATTTAGATGATACACATGGGCATGGAACTCTTTGTTCAAAAACAATCCTATCAGTATGTAGAAATACTGATAGGATTGAAATTTATCCAATAAAAATTTTTAATCAAGGAGGGCGTACTAGTGGAGAGAGATTATTAGAAGCATTAGAAAGAAATTTAGATTCAGATATCGATTTAATAAATATTTCAGCATCTACTTTAAATGATAAATATAAGCGAGAATTAAAATATATATGTGAAGAACTTTGTAAGAAAGGAAAAATTATAATATCATCTCACCATAAAAGAGCTAAGGATTGTGATAGTTTTCCTACTGTTTTTAATTCTGTTATAGGTGTAACTGGAAGTAATGATATTTATAATGATAATGATTATATCTATGAAAAGGGAAAAAAGATTCAAATGATAGCGAATACAAAAGAGTGTTTTGTTGAATTTAGGAATGAAGTAACTCATTTTGGAAAGAGCAGTAGAGCTTCAGCTGTTGTAACAGGGATTATCTGTAACATATTTAATAAATATGGAAAAGTAATGTTTGATGAACTTGAAAAAATTTTTGAAAAAGAAAGCTTAGATAAAAATATTAATACAGTTAAATCAAAATTTAGAAATAAGCAGAATGATTTTGATATATGTATTACCAAAAACCAAAAATTAGATATTTCAAGACGAATTGTCAATATGATAAATAAAAAGTTTGCTGTACATAAAATAGACTTAGATTTTTTAGATAAATATTCTATATTTAATAACTTTACAGATTTAGGAAATCATAATGCGTTTAAGTTTCTTACAGAGATAAATAAAGAATTTGAAATTGAGATAAGTTATAAAGGACTGTTTTTATATGAGCTAGAGAATTTAAATGATTTGGTGAATTTGGTATGTAAGCATTTGAATAAAGCTAGTGTCAATAACTCTATTTAATTAAAATCTATTTTACATAAACGAAAATACAATAAAAGTGAATATTTTATTTGATATTTTAAAATTGCACATTACTAGAAAAGAAATGGAGGAAATAATGAAAACACTGAAAATAAAAAATTTAAAAAAGATATATGGTAAATATGAAAATGAAGTTCATGCAATAGCAGGAATTGACCTTGAAATAGAACCTAAAAAGTTTACAGCAATAGTAGGAGCTAGTGGTTCTGGGAAAAGTACATTACTTCATTGTATGGCAGGTCTTGACAAACCAACATCAGGAAACGTGTATTTAGATGATTTAGATATTTATACATTAAATGATGATAAGTTATCAAAAATACGTAGAGAAGAGTTTGGATTTATATTTCAAAGTTATAATCTTATACCTGTTATAAATGTATATGACAATATAGTATTACCTGTATTATTAGATTCAAAACGAGAGGATAAAACACATATAAATAATCTTATATTCCGTTTAGGATTAGAGTCACAAGTAAAAAGGTTTCCTAATGAGCTTTCTGGAGGTCAACAACAAAGAGTTGCAATTGCAAGAGCCTTAGCAAATAAACCATCTGTGATATTTGCAGATGAACCAACAGGAAACTTAGATAGTAAGACTACAGCGGAGGTAATGGAGTTGCTTGAAATTTGTGTAAAGGAGTTTTCTCAAACACTTGTTATGATTACTCACAGTGATAAAATAGCGGAGACTGCAGATAAAATAATTACTATAAGTGATGGGAAAATTGTGAAAATTTTAGATAAAAGTTTGAAAGAGCATAATATGGGTGAAACTGAAATTAAAATTTAATGTTGTCAAAGAAGAATAACTTTTAAATAATAAAATCCATATAGTAAATACATATCAATAATATAGAATATTAAAATAAAAAGTCTTGGAAGTTATATTTAGTATTGATTAATAATTAAATAAGGTGGATGAAATGAAGAAAAAGTGTTCTAAAAATAAAAAAATAGAAAATAGGAATAATAAGAATAAGAGCTTAAAACGATTTGCGTTCCTTACTTTTAAGAAGAATAAGGGAAAGCTTTTACTTTCGTTTATTCTGGTAATAA of Clostridioides sp. ES-S-0054-01 contains these proteins:
- a CDS encoding ABC transporter ATP-binding protein; the encoded protein is MKTLKIKNLKKIYGKYENEVHAIAGIDLEIEPKKFTAIVGASGSGKSTLLHCMAGLDKPTSGNVYLDDLDIYTLNDDKLSKIRREEFGFIFQSYNLIPVINVYDNIVLPVLLDSKREDKTHINNLIFRLGLESQVKRFPNELSGGQQQRVAIARALANKPSVIFADEPTGNLDSKTTAEVMELLEICVKEFSQTLVMITHSDKIAETADKIITISDGKIVKILDKSLKEHNMGETEIKI
- a CDS encoding S8 family serine peptidase; this translates as MEKIKVAVVDTGIDVNDDSIKKYIKFNKNIQLEEIVEYKDLDDTHGHGTLCSKTILSVCRNTDRIEIYPIKIFNQGGRTSGERLLEALERNLDSDIDLINISASTLNDKYKRELKYICEELCKKGKIIISSHHKRAKDCDSFPTVFNSVIGVTGSNDIYNDNDYIYEKGKKIQMIANTKECFVEFRNEVTHFGKSSRASAVVTGIICNIFNKYGKVMFDELEKIFEKESLDKNINTVKSKFRNKQNDFDICITKNQKLDISRRIVNMINKKFAVHKIDLDFLDKYSIFNNFTDLGNHNAFKFLTEINKEFEIEISYKGLFLYELENLNDLVNLVCKHLNKASVNNSI
- a CDS encoding radical SAM protein, translated to MKFTIFVTEKCNLRCTYCYERGMDRGKSMDINTANKTIDFICKNIKNEELDIPLYIVFHGGEPLINFKLVKHIHKELSKRVLERKIIYDMTTNATCLDEEIINFICKNIDNISISIDGTKKFHDKNRIFPNGDGSYDLVIKNAKRFLDIGKDVRVRMTYTPDTISELYESIAQIVRYGFTNIVPIADFMSLNWTNNHIDIINEQISKLINLKKEHPNIDISLLDIKNLNIKKGECFGGIVSFAIDVNGDIFPCTFSVGDNEFKLGSVFDRNISEEKRQELIKIYISENEECKDCLRKEWCTSVRCKLMNRKVTGEFNKAIPIICALEKVILTTTRKIKMEEKSKEAMI
- a CDS encoding radical SAM protein — encoded protein: MEDRFFINDVCDNIINENQVILANKINGKWIKIPIECYKVIEYSIKNKKPLDKLEDVFNFDEDKKYYKQVVDKLEQLGFVSNFIVDKFKLERVNLVSFSPTNRCNLRCDYCCADSKIENKDYLDTEELKEAIDNIVKINPRILTITGGEPLLRDDFFEILSYTKEKFKGKIRLSTNATLIKENQVDEIIDGLYAIEISLDGYDELSCSKVRGKGVFTKVINLIKYIKSKGFNNIGLSMVVGKNNENDIDKFNKINYELGTIPIIRNFMNIGRGNESYIRYLNDELDIGYICEDDYINKNSLNSNMCKAGVNQISIDYKGDVYPCPNLEYDDLKMFNILQFDESMLEKILNRNMEIFDKFDTLKPMNMEECKDCKVNVFCTTCPSKMYTLKNNKEMLNSNCKKMKSILEPIVW